A region of Drosophila suzukii chromosome 2L, CBGP_Dsuzu_IsoJpt1.0, whole genome shotgun sequence DNA encodes the following proteins:
- the LOC139353385 gene encoding uncharacterized protein — protein MPQPPQMAPVPKARLTSFEKPFTCTGVDYFGPILVNVGRRKEKRWVALFTCLTLRAVHFEIAHSLDTSSCVMCFTNFMALRGTPREIYSDNGTNFKATEKALREELIKIDFDKITIKFDGIKWKFNPPGAPHMGGAWERLVRTTKTVLKSICPNYTFNDESLRCALMEAQFIINSRPLTFVSLDSEDDSALTPNHLLMGSSNGYKPIKEEKMNLRRHWNEVKLFGDRFWQRWVKEFTPVLTRRTKWFERCPPISVGSVVIIVDENLPRNLWLKGRVTNTIPAKDGQVRRATIKTQHGILDRPATKIAVLDVGLEDSN, from the coding sequence ATGCCACAGCCTCCACAAATGGCCCCGGTTCCAAAAGCTAGGTTGACCAGTTTCGAAAAACCATTCACATGCACCGGCGTTGATTATTTTGGGCCTATCCTAGTCAACGTTGGAAGACGCAAAGAGAAGAGATGGGTTGCGCTGTTTACCTGCTTAACCCTGCGTGCAGTCCACTTCGAGATCGCTCACAGCCTCGATACAAGCTCCTGTGTGATGTGTTTCACGAATTTCATGGCACTACGTGGGACACCAAGAGAAATTTATTCCGATAATGGCACTAACTTCAAGGCCACGGAGAAAGCATTACGAGAGGAGCTGATCAAGATCGACTTCGACAAAATTACAATCAAGTTCGACGGCattaaatggaaatttaaCCCTCCAGGAGCCCCTCACATGGGTGGTGCTTGGGAAAGATTAGTCCGCACAACCAAAACAGTCCTAAAAAGCATCTGCCCGAATTACACATTCAACGACGAAAGCCTGAGGTGTGCTCTAATGGAAGCACAGTTCATCATAAACTCACGTCCGTTAACTTTCGTCAGCCTGGACTCCGAGGACGACTCCGCGCTGACTCCAAACCACCTGCTAATGGGCTCATCAAATGGATACAAACCAATCAAGGAAGAGAAGATGAATTTAAGACGTCATTGGAACGAGGTTAAACTTTTTGGAGATCGCTTTTGGCAACGCTGGGTGAAGGAGTTCACACCGGTACTTACTAGACGGACAAAATGGTTTGAAAGATGTCCCCCTATATCAGTTGGAAGCGTTGTCATTATCGTCGACGAAAACTTGCCTAGAAACTTATGGCTTAAGGGCCGCGTGACCAACACTATCCCCGCCAAGGACGGACAAGTTCGTCGAGCCACTATTAAAACGCAGCATGGGATCCTCGATCGACCAGCCACAAAGATTGCGGTCTTAGATGTCGGCTTAGAAGATAGTAACTGA
- the LOC118878702 gene encoding uncharacterized protein → MSKEVCRICKKKATGTEESWVQCDSCESWYHFRCAGVDDDVENNDWNCDPCLAGGSSKNPPGRILRSPPPNQFDNSNILPSQNKVEQLVDNLIDMDKTSDGHIIPDDNSTANKNKLMLDMLEEKRASEQRFIEEKYKILLQMNTLNVSTDGLFQATPASPSSSQIAARQAIPKELPSFSGDPEEWPMFISTFEHSTSAAGFSNVENMLRLQKCLKGRAREMVKDKLLLPSLVPEVMSTLKMFFGRPEHILERMIDKVRKLAPPKEKLESIIEYALAVRNICATIEACSLTAHLNNPMLVKELVDKLPSNHKLNWAMHTRDESVPPIKAFSDWLYKIAQAASTVVTPFSHRTSSVNTHDRCAASSSQVSTAQQQTNPKCIACESTNHWVTQCEQFKSSAVEQRWQVAKAGKACFRCLKLHRNNCRPKDCGVNGCTRKHHPLLHSENVPNLANETGNQRHVSTHQGDVEGNQFFRIVPVTLHYDDNEIEVFAFLDEGSSVTLIDASIFDKLGIKGTPSPICLQWTGETTRFENTSVRASIQISGVSSEKRYWLNNVQTVKNIALPKQTVDMDELRSKYSYLKDLPLETYSTQPMLLIGTNNWKIAVPRRIREGKWNDPIASKCMLGWTIQGSANSNRHVSMHHCDCNWRELHDEVKEQFNLESISPKKLLSSEDKRAVEILEQTCQNKCGKYEVGLLWRNDLQKLPESRTTALKRLQCMRSRILSEPDLFTKIDDQIKNLLDKGYAKQLSDEEAKKEEARTWYLPVFIALNPNKPGKIRLVWDAAAKTNGVCLNDFLLSGPDCLNPLIDVLLAFRVGKVAVSGDIAEMFHRINIRHEDMHSQRFLWYDVNRNKINTYVMRAMTFGINCAPFIAHYVRDKNAEVHRQQFPLALDAIQRAHYVDDFIDSMSDEQKAIEISSQVREVHSRGGFEIRNWASNSSTVLSYLKNDGDAKKQEPVQFGATEKVLVPTKREVLQVLMSIFDPLGLLSCHTIGLKILLQKIWRSNISWDQELPESLLEDWNQWKLLLPQVATFNIPRCYSPRMSFGTRIGLHTFVDASEHAYSAACYLRVSQKDEVDVMLVAAKSKVAPLKPLSIPRMELQAAVMGSRLANKIINVRNLRVDNLTFWSDSRTVLQWLVMDPRNFQQFVMHRIGEVLETTRVDQWRWIPSKLNVADGATKVIKNPCVDTWLYGPEFLKSEPMRIKSYSTWNIFPIGGAYTEPSQTCLYIFSDFKLNAKGLTCRQQ, encoded by the exons ATGAGCAAAGAAGTGTGTAGAATATGCAAGAAAAAAGCGACAGGAACTGAAGAAAGTTGGGTCCAATGCGACAGTTGTGAAAGTTGGTACCACTTTCGCTGCGCAGGCGTCGACGACGACGTCGAGAACAACGATTGGAATTGCGATCCGTGCCTTGCTGGAGGTAGCTCCAAAAACCCACCTGGAAGGATATTACGATCACCGCCTCCAAATCAGTTCGACAACTCCAACATATTACCAAGCCAAAATAAGGTCGAGCAGCTAGTGGACAACCTCATCGATATGGACAAAACCAGCGACGGACACATTATTCCCGATGATAATTCTAccgcaaacaaaaacaagcttatgcttgataTGCTGGAAGAAAAAAGAGCTTCCGAGCAGAGATTTATCGAGGAGAAGTATAAAATTTTACTGCAAATGAATACGCTAAACGTATCGACAGACGGGCTGTTTCAGGCGACGCCCGCATCACCGTCCAGTTCCCAAATCGCCGCAAGACAAGCTATACCCAAGGAGCTTCCTTCGTTCAGCGGGGATCCTGAGGAGTGGCCAATGTTTATCAGTACATTCGAACACAGTACTTCCGCAGCAGGGTTCTCCAATGTTGAAAACATGCTCCGTCTACAAAAATGCCTAAAAGGCAGGGCACGAGAAATGGTGAAGGATAAGCTTCTACTTCCTAGTCTAGTTCCGGAAGTAATGAGCACGCTAAAAATGTTCTTTGGCAGACCCGAGCACATCCTGGAGAGGATGATCGACAAGGTGAGGAAGCTTGCGCCACCCAAAGAAAAATTGGAATCCATAATAGAGTACGCGCTCGCAGTACGCAACATTTGCGCAACGATCGAAGCATGCAGCCTAACAGCGCACTTAAACAACCCAATGTTAGTCAAGGAGCTTGTAGACAAACTTCCAAGTAACCACAAACTAAACTGGGCGATGCACACCCGCGACGAATCGGTCCCTCCCATTAAAGCTTTCAGCGACTGGCTCTACAAAATAGCGCAGGCGGCGTCGACTGTCGTGACACCGTTTTCTCACAGGACAAGTTCTGTGAATACCCATGATAGATGCGCAGCCAGTTCGAGCCAGGTATCTACAGCCCAGCAACAGACTAATCCAAAATGCATTGCATGCGAATCGACAAATCATTGGGTAACACAATGCGAACAATTTAAATCCAGCGCCGTTGAACAGAGATGGCAAGTCGCTAAGGCCGGAAAGGCCTGCTTTCGATGCTTGAAGCTTCATCGAAACAATTGTCGACCAAAGGATTGCGGAGTAAACGGTTGTACAAGAAAGCATCACCCTCTACTCCACTCGGAAAATGTTCCCAATTTAGCCAACGAAACGGGAAATCAAAGACATGTAAGCACACACCAAGGCGATGTAGAAGGAAACCAGTTCTTCCGAATCGTACCCGTAACCCTACACTATGATGACAATGAAATCGAAGTTTTCGCCTTCCTGGATGAAGGATCATCTGTGACCCTAATAGACGCATCAATTTTTGACAAGCTCGGTATAAAAGGTACACCTTCACCGATTTGTTTACAATGGACTGGAGAAACAACTCGGTTCGAAAATACTTCCGTGCGAGCATCAATCCAAATCTCAGGCGTTAGCTCAGAAAAACGTTACTGGCTCAACAACGTTCAGACTGTCAAAAATATTGCACTCCCAAAGCAAACCGTCGATATGGATGAGTTGCGCAGTAAGTACAGCTATCTAAAGGACCTGCCATTAGAGACCTACTCCACGCAGCCAATGTTATTAATTGGAACAAACAATTGGAAAATAGCCGTTCCTCGCAGGATCCGCGAAGGCAAATGGAACGACCCAATAGCGTCAAAGTGCATGTTAGGGTGGACTATCCAGGGATCAGCAAACTCAAACCGTCATGTATCTATGCACCACTGCGATTGCAACTGGCGAGAGCTTCACGATGAAGTCAAAGAACAATTCAACCTCGAGTCAATTTCGCCTAAAAAACTGCTTTCAAGCGAGGACAAACGAGCAGTCGAAATTCTAGAGCAGACTTGCCAAAACAAATGTGGCAAATACGAAGTTGGGCTTCTTTGGCGGAATGATCTTCAAAAACTTCCCGAGAGTCGCACTACAGCTCTAAAGCGCCTACAATGCATGAGATCCAGAATTCTGAGCGAACCGGATCTGTTTACAAAAATCGACGACCAAATCAAAAATCTTCTTGACAAAGGATACGCCAAGCAACTATCTGACGAGGAGGCGAAGAAAGAAGAAGCTCGCACTTGGTACTTACCCGTATTTATAGCCCTAAATCCGAATAAGCCTGGAAAGATAAGACTGGTTTGGGATGCGGCAGCAAAAACAAACGGAGTATGCCTCAACGACTTTCTGTTAAGCGGACCGGACTGCTTAAACCCACTCATCGACGTTCTCCTAGCCTTCAGAGTCGGAAAAGTCGCGGTAAGCGGCGACATCGCCGAAATGTTTCACAGGATCAACATTCGCCACGAAGACATGCATTCTCAGCGCTTTCTTTGGTATGATGTCAACCGAAATAAGATAAACACTTACGTCATGCGTGCGATGACCTTTGGTATCAATTGTGCACCATTCATAGCCCACTACGTTCGCGACAAAAATGCAGAAGTCCACCGGCAGCAATTCCCCTTAGCCTTGGATGCGATTCAGCGTGCGCACTATGTCGACGACTTTATCGACAGTATGAGTGATGAACAGAAAGCCATCGAAATATCCAGCCAAGTAAGAGAGGTCCATTCCAGAGGCGGATTCGAAATTCGAAACTGGGCGTCAAATTCCAGTACAGTTCTCTCGTATCTTAAGAACGATGGAGATGCCAAAAAACAGGAGCCAGTGCAGTTCGGCGCTACAGAAAAGGTTTTGG TCCCAACAAAAAGAGAAGTCCTTCAGGTTCTAATGTCGATTTTCGACCCCTTGGGCCTACTGTCGTGTCATACGATCGGATTAAAAATCCTTCTGCAGAAAATCTGGCGATCAAACATCAGCTGGGACCAAGAGCTGCCAGAATCACTGTTGGAGGACTGGAATCAATGGAAGCTGTTGCTGCCTCAAGTGGCAACATTTAACATTCCGAGATGCTACTCCCCAAGGATGTCTTTTGGAACACGAATCGGCCTGCACACGTTCGTGGACGCTAGCGAACATGCTTATTCTGCTGCTTGCTACCTGCGAGTGTCCCAAAAAGACGAGGTGGACGTTATGCTAGTAGCCGCGAAAAGCAAAGTGGCGCCACTAAAGCCACTATCTATTCCGCGCATGGAGCTTCAAGCCGCCGTGATGGGCTCACGCTTAGCAAACAAAATTATCAACGTACGTAACCTACGAGTCGACAATCTTACGTTCTGGTCGGATTCACGAACCGTTCTACAATGGCTGGTGATGGATCCTCGCAACTTTCAACAATTCGTGATGCACAGAATCGGCGAAGTCCTGGAGACCACTCGGGTGGATCAATGGCGATGGATCCCATCAAAACTCAACGTCGCAGACGGGGCAACGAAGGTCATCAAAAACCCTTGTGTGGACACATGGCTTTACGGACCAGAGTTTTTGAAAAGCGAACCCA TGCGAATAAAGTCTTACTCGACGTGGAATATTTTTCCGATTGGCGGCGCCTATACAGAGCCGTCGCAAACATGTCTCTATATATTCAGCGACTTCAAGCTAAATGCCAAAGGACTGACATGCCGTCAGCAGTGA